AGTGCGCCTCGAAGCACCGGATCTCGCCTCACGGCCTCCGCCACTCCTTCGCCACGCATCTCCTCAACCGGGGCGCCGATCTCCGGGCGATCCAGGAGCTGCTCGGCCACGCTTCCCTTTCCACGACCCAGAGGTACACTCACGTCAGCACGGAGCAGATGCTCCGCATCTACAACAAGTCGCATCCGAGAGCGTGACGCCGATCGATCGGAGAGCCGTGTCGTGGCCGAGCACCAGGAACTTCTGACGACGGCGATCGACGCGGCGCGCGCGGGCGCGGCGGTGATCATGGCGGCGCACCGATCCGGGGCCCGCATTCCGTACGCCGCCAAGGCGCGGAACGACTTCGTCACGGCGGTCGATCGGGAATCCGAGGCGGCGGTCGTCGGGGTCATCGCGGCCCGCCATCCGGATCACGCGATCCTCGCCGAGGAGTCGGCGGCAACGGACGGCGGCGGAGCCATCCGGTGGATCATCGACCCGCTGGACGGCACGACGAACTTCATCCACGGCTTTCCGATCTTCTGCGTCTCGATCGCGGCCGCGGTCTCCCGGCCGGGCAAGCCTTCGGGGGAGGACGTGGTTGCCGGGGTCGTCTTCGATCCGCTGCGGGAAGAGCTCTTCACGGCCACGAAGGGGGGCGGGGCGTACCTGAACGGCGAAAGGCTTCACGTGTCCGGGCAGCGGGAGCTGTCGGGCTGCCTGCTGGCGACGGGTTTCCCGTTTCGGGCGCAACATCTGCTGGCGAAGTATCTCAGGATCTTCGAGGATCTCCACGGCGCGACGCAGGGGATCAGGCGACCCGGCTCGGCGGCGCTCGATCTCGCGTACGTCGCGTGCGGCAGGGTCGACGGGTTCTTCGAGATGTGCCTGTCGCCGTGGGACATGGCCGCGGGATCGCTCCTGATCGTCGAGTCCGGAGGGGCGTCGCGGGAGTTCGAGGGAGGCGACGGCTATCTGGCCACGGGGAACATCGTGGCGGGGCCGCCGCGCATTCTCGAAAGCCTGCTCGCCATCATCCGAAGGCACTACCCGTGAGCGAAGGAGGGAATGGATCATGACCGGCGCGGAAGGCAAGGCGGATCACGAGAGGTTCCAGGCCCTCCGGATCTGGCGCTCCCTCGATCACGATCGCCGGCTGAAGGCGGCGGCCTCGTTCTGGAAGTCGCCCGTCGTGAAGCCCCCCGAGATCGACATCGCGGCCGCGCTCCTCGCGCAGTCGCTCCGCTTCCGGCCGCAATCGATCAAGTCGGCCCCCCTCCCGAAGCGCGCGTCGTATCTCGCCGGGTACGCCGCGATGCCGGATCACCTGGCCGCGAACATCCTCTTCGCGTACCACCTCGCGCACCAGATCCCGATGATGGCGCGCTTCCTCGATCTGCTGGGCATCGCCCACGAGGAGGGGCGCATCCAGGAGGAGACGCCGAAACAGAAGGTGGAAAAGCTCGGGTCCGCGGCGGCGAAGCTTTACGAGGAGTTCGACCCGCGCGACGTGACGACGTACCTCGAGACGCTCGTCAGCCAGGATGACGAGACGTGGGGCGCGCTCGCGGAGGTGCTGTCGGCACGCGAAAGCCACGGATCGAAGTCCTGAGGCGCTCGACCGCCTCCGGCTGGCTCGCCGGCTCCCCGTAGCGCGCGGCCTCGAACGACGCGGCCACATCCGCCGCCCCCGCCCGGCGCGCGAACTCCCCCGGGCTCACCGAGGGCTCGCGGGTCCATCCCGCGCGGGCGCATCGATGCTCGAAGGCGCGGAAGAGCACCGTCGCCGGATGATCCGAAAGCCCGGAGCGCCGTCGTCGCCACGCCCTGGACGCGCGGACGGCCGCCCAGCCCGCGGTCGAGACGGCCGCGAGCGCGGCGGCGAGCAGCAGCGTCACACCTCCGGCGAAGCGGGGGAGCCCGATCCATTCCGACATCCTCGACGCGAGCTGGCGCGTCTCGACGACGAGCGCCGCCAGCGTCAGGTCGATCCGGTCGCGGACATCCTCGAGCATTCCGCGCTGGTCCTCCAGATCGAGCCCGACGATCCACGTGTCCCAGGCGATCTCGCTCTCCTCGAGGAGGCGCTTGAGCCGGCCCGCGACATCCCACAGCGGGAGCGCCACTGTGTCCGGCGGCGTCGGATCGAGAGTCACCCATCCCTCGCCTGGAATCCACGCCTCGACCCACGAGTGCGCGTCGGACTGCCGCAGGATGGTCTGGTCCGTCAGCTCCGATCGCTCGCCGCCGTAGAAACCGTTGACGACGCGGGACGGAATCCCCTCGACGCGCAGGAGGATGGCGAGGGCCGTGGCGAAGTACTCGCAGTGGCCGGGGCGTTTCTCGATCAGGAAGTGGACGAGCGGCGACGCGACGGCGGCGTCGTTCACGTCCAGCGAGTAGGCGTAGGAGGCGCGGAGGTGGCTTTCGAGCGCGCGCGCTTTCTCGATCGGTGCCCGCGATCGCCGTGTGACGTCCCGGGCGATCCCCGCGATCCGAGGATCGAGGTCGGGAAGCTGGAGGTAGGCGGCCGCCCGCTCGGGGGGTGCCTCGCCCGGCGGCGTGCCCTGCGGCCCGCGCCGCGTGAGGCTGTCGACGGCGTATTCGAAGCGGTGTGAGGACGACGCGGTCGCGAACAGGCTCCCGGTCCCGTCCATCTCGACCCCGTCGAATCGAGGGAGGGAGACGCTCACGACGCCGGGAGGCGTGAAGAGGACGTGCGCGTCGAGGGGCTCGAGGATGACGCTGAGGTGGAGCCGGTCGGGCCCGCGCCTCCCGCCCCGCGAGTCGAGATCCGGATCGACGATGTACGTTCCCGCCCTGTCGGCCTGGAGCCAACGGCGCCGCGATCCGCTCACGCTCCATGTCCGCCCGTCGTATCGATCGAGCGCGATCCCCCGCATCCGCAGGGGAAGCTCCAGCGGAACGTTTCCGGCCGCCGCCACGCGCATCACCGTCGCGTGGCTCTTCTTGATGCTGCCGATCGAGCCCAGCTCGATCCGATCGGAGAAGCCGGTGAGGCTGCGCCGAAGCGTCGTACGCGAGGCCTCGCGGAAGTACCCCGTGCCGTAATGGGGGATGACGAAGAAGACC
This is a stretch of genomic DNA from Acidobacteriota bacterium. It encodes these proteins:
- a CDS encoding inositol monophosphatase, which produces MAEHQELLTTAIDAARAGAAVIMAAHRSGARIPYAAKARNDFVTAVDRESEAAVVGVIAARHPDHAILAEESAATDGGGAIRWIIDPLDGTTNFIHGFPIFCVSIAAAVSRPGKPSGEDVVAGVVFDPLREELFTATKGGGAYLNGERLHVSGQRELSGCLLATGFPFRAQHLLAKYLRIFEDLHGATQGIRRPGSAALDLAYVACGRVDGFFEMCLSPWDMAAGSLLIVESGGASREFEGGDGYLATGNIVAGPPRILESLLAIIRRHYP
- a CDS encoding DUF3488 domain-containing protein, coding for FSMWMALYLVAATYTLAALNVSERGVPAGPLSPAAPAPALRGPLARLTMAAAPVVVGCGLAVFFVIPHYGTGYFREASRTTLRRSLTGFSDRIELGSIGSIKKSHATVMRVAAAGNVPLELPLRMRGIALDRYDGRTWSVSGSRRRWLQADRAGTYIVDPDLDSRGGRRGPDRLHLSVILEPLDAHVLFTPPGVVSVSLPRFDGVEMDGTGSLFATASSSHRFEYAVDSLTRRGPQGTPPGEAPPERAAAYLQLPDLDPRIAGIARDVTRRSRAPIEKARALESHLRASYAYSLDVNDAAVASPLVHFLIEKRPGHCEYFATALAILLRVEGIPSRVVNGFYGGERSELTDQTILRQSDAHSWVEAWIPGEGWVTLDPTPPDTVALPLWDVAGRLKRLLEESEIAWDTWIVGLDLEDQRGMLEDVRDRIDLTLAALVVETRQLASRMSEWIGLPRFAGGVTLLLAAALAAVSTAGWAAVRASRAWRRRRSGLSDHPATVLFRAFEHRCARAGWTREPSVSPGEFARRAGAADVAASFEAARYGEPASQPEAVERLRTSIRGFRVPTAPPRARPTSRHPG